A window of Eubacteriaceae bacterium ES3 contains these coding sequences:
- a CDS encoding ABC transporter ATP-binding protein, with product MAMDALLELKKITKSFNDLKANDEISFSLEKGQIHALLGENGAGKSTLMNIIFGIIKQDSGAIIINGREVEINSPKDAIKNGIGMVHQHFMLISTLTVAENIILSMVDQKGLLLDKANVIKRIKEISEKYQLEIDPNMLVADLTVGQQQRVEIIKAVYTDCNLLILDEPTAVLTPRETEQLFEIIHQLKSEDKSVIFISHKLNEVMKISEKISVLRNGRLVAERDKEATSQKELAALMVGKEVAFVVNEHDREPGEDRLVVNDLTVKGKRHNLVVKNLNLKVRAGEIYGIAGVDGNGQTELIKAISALDKAASGSVKINGRDMTNKKPNDILECGVSHIPEDRQADGVLMSKSILENMILHDIGKKEYKKGPFINWPLHQQRTEERIAKYNVKTPDIWAPMESLSGGNQQKVVIARELEKNPDLLLAVHPTRGVDIGAIEFIHKEIIEAKNRGCAVLLVSTELDEIMALSDRIGVMYDGQILGEMDRKSATIERIGCLMAGLCESEEMEA from the coding sequence ATGGCCATGGATGCCTTACTTGAACTCAAAAAAATAACAAAATCATTTAATGATTTAAAAGCAAATGATGAAATAAGCTTTTCTCTGGAGAAAGGTCAGATTCATGCTTTACTGGGGGAAAATGGTGCCGGTAAAAGTACCCTGATGAATATTATCTTCGGGATTATTAAACAGGACTCTGGTGCTATTATCATCAATGGCAGGGAAGTGGAGATCAATTCTCCTAAAGACGCAATTAAAAACGGCATAGGGATGGTCCATCAGCACTTCATGCTGATTTCGACACTGACCGTTGCTGAGAACATTATTTTATCAATGGTTGATCAGAAAGGCTTATTGCTGGACAAGGCAAATGTTATTAAGAGGATTAAAGAAATTTCCGAGAAATATCAGTTGGAAATTGATCCGAACATGCTTGTTGCAGATTTGACAGTTGGCCAGCAGCAGCGCGTTGAAATCATCAAGGCTGTCTATACCGATTGTAATTTGCTGATATTGGATGAGCCGACAGCAGTATTGACACCGAGAGAAACAGAACAGCTGTTTGAAATCATTCATCAACTTAAGTCTGAAGACAAGTCTGTAATCTTTATCAGTCACAAGCTGAATGAGGTTATGAAAATCAGTGAGAAAATTAGTGTTTTGAGAAACGGCCGGTTAGTAGCTGAACGTGATAAAGAAGCAACCAGTCAGAAAGAACTGGCGGCTTTGATGGTGGGTAAAGAGGTGGCCTTTGTGGTCAATGAGCATGATCGGGAGCCGGGGGAAGATCGGCTGGTTGTGAATGACCTGACTGTAAAAGGTAAACGCCATAATTTAGTAGTCAAGAACTTGAACCTGAAAGTCCGAGCCGGCGAGATCTATGGTATTGCTGGAGTTGATGGCAATGGTCAGACGGAACTGATCAAAGCAATCAGTGCTCTGGACAAGGCGGCATCTGGAAGTGTTAAGATTAATGGCCGGGATATGACCAATAAGAAGCCTAACGATATTCTTGAGTGTGGTGTTTCGCATATACCAGAAGATCGTCAGGCAGATGGTGTCCTGATGAGCAAGAGCATACTGGAAAACATGATTCTCCACGATATTGGAAAAAAAGAATACAAAAAAGGACCTTTTATCAACTGGCCTTTGCATCAGCAGCGGACAGAAGAACGAATTGCCAAATATAATGTCAAAACGCCGGATATCTGGGCGCCGATGGAAAGCCTTTCTGGCGGTAACCAGCAAAAGGTGGTCATTGCCAGAGAACTGGAAAAAAATCCGGACCTGCTTTTGGCAGTACACCCGACGCGGGGCGTTGATATTGGAGCGATAGAGTTTATACATAAAGAGATCATCGAGGCTAAAAACAGAGGCTGTGCGGTTTTACTGGTTTCAACAGAATTGGATGAAATCATGGCCCTTAGCGACAGGATTGGCGTCATGTATGATGGTCAGATTCTGGGAGAAATGGATAGAAAGAGCGCGACAATCGAAAGAATCGGATGCCTGATGGCAGGACTTTGTGAGAGTGAAGAGATGGAGGCATAA
- a CDS encoding BMP family protein, producing the protein MKKVLVLMLALMMTVTLFAGCQSSSDTEGDAATGDTLKVALLLPGTANDKGWNNEAYDGLMEIEELGCEVAYSEAVAASDYETVFRGYADQGYNIIFGHGSEFADAAKNVAPDYLDTMFLITSSDVVQEPNVAGVLNLNDQQGFIAGVVAALATETGKVGAIGGMEIPSIQSYITGFEQGVAYVDNGTVALTAFTGDFDDAAKLKDQAVVFIEDGADIIAHDADQAGLGVFEAVKGHEGVYAIGAVKDQYEENPEQTLTSATNQISLGMVAAVKEAMNGPLEAKVYHFGIAEGVIGLAPYHDCEDVLTDDEKQFVTDTMDKIAAGEIEIESAQAN; encoded by the coding sequence ATGAAAAAAGTACTTGTGTTAATGCTTGCCCTGATGATGACGGTAACCTTATTTGCCGGATGTCAGAGCTCGAGCGATACTGAAGGTGATGCTGCAACAGGTGATACTTTAAAGGTAGCTCTGCTGCTGCCGGGAACAGCTAATGATAAGGGCTGGAACAATGAAGCCTATGACGGATTGATGGAGATTGAGGAACTGGGATGTGAAGTCGCTTATTCTGAAGCGGTAGCTGCTTCTGATTATGAAACTGTATTCCGCGGCTATGCTGATCAGGGTTACAATATCATTTTCGGACATGGTTCTGAATTTGCCGATGCAGCCAAAAATGTTGCCCCAGACTATTTGGATACAATGTTTTTAATCACCAGTTCTGACGTAGTTCAGGAACCCAATGTAGCAGGTGTGCTGAATCTGAATGATCAGCAGGGATTCATTGCCGGTGTAGTAGCGGCATTAGCGACAGAAACAGGAAAAGTTGGAGCTATCGGTGGGATGGAGATTCCATCAATCCAAAGCTATATAACAGGTTTTGAACAGGGTGTTGCCTATGTTGATAATGGAACTGTTGCTCTGACTGCTTTTACTGGCGATTTTGACGATGCAGCCAAGCTTAAAGATCAGGCAGTAGTATTCATCGAAGATGGTGCGGACATTATCGCTCATGATGCGGACCAGGCAGGTCTGGGTGTCTTTGAAGCAGTTAAAGGCCACGAAGGCGTTTACGCTATTGGAGCAGTTAAAGACCAGTATGAAGAAAATCCGGAACAGACACTCACCAGTGCGACCAACCAGATTAGTCTGGGTATGGTAGCGGCTGTTAAAGAAGCCATGAATGGACCATTAGAAGCTAAAGTTTACCACTTCGGTATTGCTGAAGGCGTTATTGGCCTGGCTCCTTACCATGACTGTGAAGATGTGCTGACAGATGATGAAAAACAGTTTGTGACTGATACAATGGATAAAATCGCAGCTGGCGAAATCGAAATCGAAAGCGCACAGGCTAACTAA